In one Pseudomonas fitomaticsae genomic region, the following are encoded:
- a CDS encoding transglycosylase SLT domain-containing protein gives MSSSIRKSVNSDALTRLAQAIAVAVSATLAGCSSHAPQTEATHTPNIAARAKQKPIWLSEKPSPQVPQDIWERMRGGFQLQEGLGVNPRIEQQRLWFASNPSFLENAGERGSLYIHYIVERLEERNMPLELALLPVIESAYNPMAYSRADAVGLWQFIPSTGRYFNLRQTRFYDGRRDITASTTAAMDYLTRLHDMFNGDWLLALAAYNAGEGTVSRAIERNEKLGLPTDYWNLPLPAETQAYVPKLLALSQVVLTPEAYGVNLNPIANEPYFQVVEINQRMDLSKVAAVANIDEDELFQLNPAFKQRTTIDGPQHLLVPTSKAQLLTASLQTMRPEELISPRSLKPVFEGADPSEIAQAKRAYRVKRGDNLGSIAKANKVEVKDLQRWNKLTGKNLKVGQTLVMQDTTKRTPARNSGGRINTVIAANSKTSSKTKDKDDGKQTQYKVKRGDTLYVVAKRFNVEMQHLKRWNPGAGKALKPGQMLTVYQPH, from the coding sequence ATGTCGTCATCCATACGTAAGTCCGTCAATTCAGATGCATTGACCCGCCTGGCGCAAGCCATCGCGGTGGCTGTGTCCGCCACACTGGCGGGCTGTTCCAGCCATGCTCCGCAGACTGAAGCGACACATACGCCGAACATTGCTGCGCGAGCCAAGCAGAAGCCTATCTGGTTGTCGGAAAAGCCCAGCCCGCAGGTGCCTCAGGACATCTGGGAGCGCATGCGCGGCGGTTTCCAGCTACAGGAAGGTCTGGGCGTGAACCCGCGCATCGAGCAACAGCGCCTGTGGTTCGCCAGTAATCCTTCCTTCCTCGAGAACGCCGGCGAACGCGGCAGCCTCTACATTCATTACATCGTCGAGCGCCTCGAAGAACGCAACATGCCGCTGGAACTGGCACTGCTGCCGGTCATCGAAAGCGCCTACAACCCGATGGCCTATTCCCGGGCCGACGCGGTGGGCCTCTGGCAGTTCATCCCTTCCACCGGGCGCTACTTCAACCTGCGTCAGACCCGTTTCTACGATGGCCGTCGCGACATCACTGCTTCGACCACCGCAGCGATGGACTACTTGACCCGCCTGCACGACATGTTCAACGGTGACTGGCTGCTGGCCCTGGCCGCGTACAACGCCGGCGAAGGCACGGTCAGCCGCGCCATCGAGCGCAACGAAAAGCTTGGCCTGCCGACCGACTACTGGAACCTGCCGCTGCCGGCGGAAACCCAGGCTTACGTGCCGAAACTGCTGGCGCTCTCGCAAGTGGTGCTGACGCCTGAAGCCTATGGCGTGAACCTCAACCCGATCGCCAACGAACCGTATTTCCAGGTCGTCGAAATCAACCAGCGCATGGACCTGTCCAAGGTCGCAGCGGTGGCCAACATCGATGAAGACGAGCTGTTCCAGCTCAACCCTGCGTTCAAGCAGCGCACCACCATCGACGGCCCGCAGCACCTGCTGGTACCAACGTCGAAGGCGCAACTGCTGACCGCCAGCCTGCAGACCATGCGTCCTGAAGAGCTGATCAGCCCGCGTTCACTGAAACCGGTGTTCGAAGGCGCCGATCCAAGCGAAATCGCCCAGGCCAAGCGCGCCTATCGGGTCAAGCGTGGCGACAACCTCGGCTCCATTGCCAAGGCCAACAAGGTCGAGGTCAAGGACCTGCAACGCTGGAACAAGCTGACCGGCAAGAACCTCAAGGTCGGCCAGACCCTGGTCATGCAGGACACCACCAAACGCACCCCGGCGCGTAACAGTGGCGGTCGCATCAATACGGTCATCGCGGCCAACAGCAAAACCAGCAGCAAGACCAAAGACAAGGACGACGGTAAGCAGACCCAGTACAAGGTCAAACGCGGCGACACGCTGTACGTGGTCGCCAAGCGCTTCAATGTCGAGATGCAGCACCTCAAGCGCTGGAATCCGGGCGCCGGCAAGGCGCTCAAGCCTGGGCAGATGCTCACGGTCTACCAGCCGCACTGA
- the gloB gene encoding hydroxyacylglutathione hydrolase encodes MIQISALPAFTDNYIWLLQDHATQRCAVVDPGDAAPVQAWLDAHPGWVLGDILITHHHHDHVGGVETLKMATGATVYGPASESIPGRDVALKDNDTVRVLGWDFDVYAVPGHTLGHIAYYHHGLLFCGDTLFAAGCGRLFEGTPQQMHQSLSRLAALPEDTLVYCTHEYTLSNLKFAAAVEPGNRDIAARLEKVSQQRASGVMTLPSTLALEKLTNPFLRTGEILVTQKVDERSGPQNRAPSEVFAALRAWKDTF; translated from the coding sequence ATGATACAGATCAGTGCCCTGCCCGCCTTCACCGACAACTACATCTGGTTGTTACAGGATCATGCCACCCAGCGTTGCGCAGTGGTCGATCCGGGGGATGCCGCCCCCGTGCAGGCGTGGCTCGACGCGCATCCGGGCTGGGTGCTCGGCGATATCCTCATCACTCACCATCACCACGACCATGTCGGCGGCGTCGAAACGCTGAAAATGGCCACCGGCGCCACGGTCTACGGACCGGCCAGCGAAAGCATTCCGGGGCGGGACGTGGCCCTCAAGGACAACGACACGGTGCGCGTGCTCGGCTGGGACTTCGACGTCTATGCCGTGCCCGGCCACACCCTGGGACACATCGCCTACTATCATCACGGCCTGCTGTTCTGTGGCGACACGCTGTTTGCTGCCGGCTGCGGCCGCCTGTTCGAAGGCACGCCGCAACAGATGCACCAGTCGTTGAGCCGTCTGGCGGCGCTGCCGGAAGACACCCTGGTCTACTGCACCCACGAATACACCCTGAGCAACCTGAAATTCGCCGCCGCCGTGGAGCCGGGCAACCGGGACATCGCCGCCCGTCTGGAAAAAGTCAGCCAGCAACGTGCCAGCGGCGTGATGACCCTGCCCTCGACCCTCGCGCTGGAAAAGCTCACAAACCCGTTTTTGCGCACCGGTGAAATATTAGTTACACAAAAAGTGGACGAACGGAGCGGCCCTCAAAACCGGGCGCCGAGTGAGGTTTTTGCGGCCCTGCGGGCATGGAAAGATACGTTCTAA
- a CDS encoding methyltransferase domain-containing protein encodes MIDKAFAQADPDWLALIGAAREWLSGPLGQFLLDEERRMLEDELGRFFGGYLVHYGPSAETPPSAPQVQRNVRLGAPLPGVEIVCEEQAWPLSEHAADVVVLQHGLDFCLSPHGLLREAASSVRPGGHLLIVGINPWSTWGLRHVFAHDALRQARCISPSRVADWLNLLGFALEKRRFGCYRPPLASPKWQARLAGWERKAGDWQLSGGGFYLLVARKIVVGLRPVRQERREPMGKLIPLPMAKVNRRRIEP; translated from the coding sequence ATGATCGATAAAGCGTTCGCTCAGGCCGATCCTGACTGGCTCGCGCTGATCGGTGCAGCCCGTGAATGGCTGTCCGGCCCCCTCGGGCAATTTCTGCTGGACGAAGAACGGCGCATGCTCGAAGACGAGCTGGGGCGGTTCTTCGGCGGCTATCTGGTGCATTACGGTCCGTCCGCCGAAACGCCGCCGTCGGCGCCGCAAGTGCAGCGCAATGTGCGGCTCGGCGCGCCGTTGCCGGGCGTGGAGATTGTCTGCGAAGAGCAGGCCTGGCCGTTGAGCGAGCACGCCGCCGACGTGGTGGTGTTGCAGCACGGCCTGGATTTCTGCCTGTCGCCCCATGGCTTGCTGCGCGAAGCGGCCAGCAGCGTGCGCCCCGGCGGTCATCTGCTGATCGTCGGCATCAATCCCTGGAGCACCTGGGGGCTGCGCCACGTGTTCGCCCATGATGCGTTGCGCCAGGCGCGCTGCATCTCGCCGTCACGAGTGGCCGACTGGCTCAACCTGCTGGGCTTCGCGCTGGAGAAACGCCGCTTCGGGTGCTATCGTCCGCCGCTCGCGTCACCCAAGTGGCAGGCCCGTCTGGCCGGCTGGGAGCGCAAGGCTGGCGACTGGCAACTGTCGGGCGGCGGCTTCTATTTGCTGGTCGCGCGCAAGATCGTGGTCGGCCTGCGTCCGGTGCGTCAGGAACGCCGCGAGCCGATGGGCAAGCTGATTCCGCTGCCGATGGCCAAGGTCAACCGCCGGCGCATCGAACCGTAA
- the rnhA gene encoding ribonuclease HI, whose protein sequence is MSESVDSVELFTDGACKGNPGPGGWGALLVCKGVEKELWGGEANTTNNRMELLGAIRGLEALKRPCEVLLVTDSQYVMKGINEWMANWKKRGWKTAAKEPVKNADLWKELDEQVNRHKVTWKWVRGHIGHHGNERADQLANRGVDEIRGYKQD, encoded by the coding sequence ATGAGCGAAAGCGTCGATAGCGTAGAACTGTTCACTGACGGTGCCTGCAAGGGCAACCCCGGCCCGGGTGGCTGGGGCGCCTTGCTGGTGTGCAAGGGCGTCGAAAAAGAACTGTGGGGTGGCGAAGCCAACACCACCAACAACCGCATGGAACTGCTCGGCGCGATTCGCGGCCTGGAAGCCCTCAAGCGTCCGTGCGAAGTGCTGCTGGTGACCGACTCGCAATACGTGATGAAAGGCATCAACGAGTGGATGGCCAACTGGAAGAAGCGCGGCTGGAAAACCGCCGCCAAGGAGCCAGTCAAAAACGCCGACCTGTGGAAGGAGCTCGACGAGCAGGTCAATCGCCACAAGGTCACCTGGAAATGGGTCCGCGGCCACATCGGCCACCACGGCAACGAACGCGCCGACCAGTTGGCCAACCGTGGGGTGGATGAGATTCGCGGCTACAAGCAGGACTGA
- a CDS encoding DUF2388 domain-containing protein translates to MKTAYVLLLGGCLLTAEAHATSFVISTDITMSLTLSSSKGTSGSFKDDKIVLAAKDDAAAFVASNGDIRGAQMEAALTRIRSLLPGQPYTDLQLATAILML, encoded by the coding sequence ATGAAGACTGCATACGTTTTATTGCTCGGCGGCTGCCTGCTGACGGCCGAGGCGCACGCCACCAGTTTTGTCATCAGCACCGACATCACCATGAGCCTTACGCTCAGCTCCAGCAAAGGCACCAGCGGTTCGTTCAAGGACGACAAGATCGTGCTGGCGGCCAAGGATGATGCAGCGGCATTCGTGGCCAGCAACGGGGACATTCGCGGTGCGCAAATGGAAGCGGCGCTGACGCGAATCCGCAGTCTGCTGCCAGGTCAGCCCTATACCGACCTGCAACTGGCCACGGCCATCTTGATGTTGTGA
- the dnaQ gene encoding DNA polymerase III subunit epsilon has protein sequence MATRSVVLDTETTGMPVTDGHRIIEIGCVELIGRRLTGRHFHVYLQPDRESDEGAIAVHGITNEFLVGKPRFAEVADEFFEFINGAQLIIHNAAFDVGFINNEFALMGQQDRADITQHCTILDTLMMARERHPGQRNSLDALCKRYGVDNSGRELHGALLDSEILADVYLTMTGGQTSLSLAGNASDGNGTGEGADNSATEIRRLPADRQPGRIIRATEAELAEHQVRLEIIAKSAGAPALWTQLLEAEAQA, from the coding sequence ATGGCCACCAGATCCGTTGTACTCGATACCGAAACCACCGGCATGCCGGTGACCGACGGCCACCGGATTATCGAAATCGGTTGTGTCGAGCTGATCGGTCGACGCCTGACGGGCCGGCACTTTCACGTTTATCTGCAACCGGATCGCGAGAGTGATGAAGGCGCGATCGCCGTTCACGGCATCACCAACGAATTCCTGGTCGGCAAGCCGCGCTTCGCCGAAGTGGCCGACGAATTTTTCGAGTTCATCAACGGCGCGCAGCTGATCATCCATAACGCGGCGTTCGACGTTGGCTTCATCAACAATGAATTCGCCCTGATGGGCCAGCAGGATCGCGCGGACATCACGCAGCACTGCACGATCCTCGACACCCTGATGATGGCCCGGGAACGTCACCCGGGTCAGCGCAACAGCCTCGATGCCTTGTGCAAACGCTACGGCGTCGACAACTCCGGCCGTGAGCTGCACGGCGCATTGCTCGACTCGGAGATTCTCGCCGACGTCTACCTGACCATGACCGGCGGCCAGACCAGCCTGTCGCTGGCCGGCAACGCCTCCGACGGCAATGGCACGGGCGAGGGCGCGGACAACTCCGCCACCGAAATCCGCCGTCTGCCGGCAGATCGTCAGCCGGGGCGGATCATTCGCGCCACCGAAGCCGAGCTGGCCGAACACCAGGTGCGCCTGGAA